Genomic segment of Polycladomyces abyssicola:
AACCGGTCCAGCGGCAAGAGATAGCCCGCCTGGGCAAACTCCGAAGGCCAAATCACGTCCAAGTCGAATACATCGATTTCAGACGATTTGCTGGAGAGCATCGTCACGTACTGGTCATGGCTCTGACCCGTATCGGCCGGCATCTCCCGCACGACGACATCAATGTTGGGGTGTGTTTTTTCAAATGCTTCGACAATCTTTTTCGTTGCCGGCGTTACATCTTTTCCCCGGGCATAGACGATCTTCACTTTGCCTCCGCTACCGCTGTCCGCATCGGAACCACCCGGGCTGCAAGCCGTCAGTGATACCGCCATTGTTAACGCAAGACCAGCACTCACCCATTTTTTCCACTGTTTCATGCGTGTTTCCCCTCCTGTTTGTTTCATTTACTACCGTCACTTCATGATGACCACAACCGCTGATGCCACCATTTGTGTTAACCTGCTCCTTCCCACCTCCTAGTCGGTCTCATCCAATGTAACGGGCTTTCCCGTACGGGAAGAGGTATAGATCGCATCCAATATGCGGTGAATGTAAACTCCTTGTTCCGGCCGGCAAATCGGTTCTTCTTTTCCTTCAGCGGCGTCCAGGAAATTTTGCAACAACAGCAATCGTTCATTTTGCCGTTCGGGGTACAACACCGAATCGACGGGAACACCCGCTTCCTCATGAAAAAGCGTGATTTTACCGGCATTGAAGTCCATGTTGACGCCGCCTTCCTCGCCGTACAATTGCACATAGGCGCGATCTTTCTCAATATGGGCGGCCCAACTGACGTCCAGGATCAGCGTGGTACCGTTTTCAAATTTGATCATGGCCACCGCCAGATCTTCCACGTCAAATACACCCTGATCATTCACGGTTCCCCAACCGAAAAGCCCTTTCTTTTTCGGGCCAAATACGCTGTACGTCTGACCGAACACGGTCACCGGCCGGGGATAGTCGATCAACCAAAGTGCCAGATCCAACACGTGTACACCGATATCGATGAGGGGGCCACCCCCCGCCTTCTCCATTGACGTAAACCAACTTCCCCAGCCAGGGATGCCGTTTCGCCGAATCCACCCCGTTTTCACATGATAGACAGTTCCCAGCTTGCCTTGATCCACCAGCCGTTTGAGTAACGTTGATTCTCCGCGGAAACGATTGTTTTGTCCGACCATCAGCACTTTGCCCGCCTGTTTGGCCGCATCCTCCATCGACTGCGCCTGGTCGGCGTTGAGCGCCATCGGTTTTTCGCACAAAACGTGTTTGCCTGAGGACAGCGCCTCCACCGCTACCGAGGCATGCAGAAAGTTGGGAAGGCAGAGAATGACTGCATCCAGATCATCCCGTTTCAGCATCTCCCGGTAATCGGTGTAAACGTGCGGAATACCGTGCCGGTCGGCGCGCTTCCGTGCTGTTTCCTCGTTTACGTCTGCGATGGCGAGGGCTTGCGCACGAGGCTCCTCTTGGATGGCGGCGAGGTGGGCTTCCGAAATCCCACCTGCGCCGATGATTCCGATCTTCCATGACTGTGTCATGACTGCTCCTCCAATTAGCCAACTTGGGTTGGTTGCAGTTGTACGATGCGTTTCTCTTCCGCAGACCGGATGGCCGCCAGAATGACTTCCAGCGATTTCTTCCCTTCCTCGCCCGAGATGAGAGGAGGTTCACCGGAGAGGATGCTGTGGACGAATGCGTCGATCACGCCGCTTTTGGTTTGTCCTCCCTCTTCGTTGGTGGCGATGGCGCCTACCTGATATCGTTCGACCGTGCCATCCCGAAGTTCGACGATCACTTGATCCACCGGGTCTACCCCAATTTTCATAGTACCGTTTTCACAATGTAAAATAGTGCTGTTATCTTCATTCGGATAATGTGTCCAGCTCGCTTCCATGGTACCGATTGCACCACCGCGAGTACGCAAAATGATCACCGCGTTATCGTCCACGTCCGTTTCTTCCTTGTGCAACGTGTCCACCAATGCACCCACTTCCACAATCTCATCCTGTAAGAGCCAACGGATCAGATCGGCCTTGTGGACACCCAAATCGCCCATTGCACCGACAAATGCCCGTTCTTTCCGGAAAAACCAACCGCCTTTTCCTTCAGCACTCCATTGTTCAGGACCGCCGTGGCCGAATGTCGTGCGAAACGTGAGCACTTTGCCCAATCTACCGCTCTCCAAAATCTCTTTCGCCTTAACGTGCGGCGGCATCAACCGCTGATTGTGTCCAATCATCAGGACCACACCGTTCTCCCGTGCCGCATCGATCATCGCCTGGGCTTCCTCACCGGATGTGGCCATCGGCTTCTCACACAATACATGTTTCCCCGCACGCGCCGCCGCGATCGTCATCGGACCGTGTTCCACGTTGGGCGTGCAAACGCTGACGGCATCGATCGCATCATCCTTCAGCAACTCCTGATAATCGGTATATACCTTGCCGCCATATTGATCAGCGAATGGTTTTGCCCGTTCTTCTACCACATCACAAAAAGCGACCAGTTCCACATGAGGATTTTCCGCGTATTCCGGAATATGACGATACTTGGCAATGCTTCCGCAACCGATAACACCCACTCGAATCTTGGCCATGTTTCATCCCCTCCTCCAATGTCTTTAGCCTTAGACCCACCACATATCGGTCAACTGTTCCTTCGGCAACACCTGTTTCAAGTTTTCAACCGCTTTTTGGAATCCTTCTTCCACCGACAGGAGAGCATCTTCATGCTCGATGCTGACGACGTAATCGTAACCCACCATCCGCAAGGCGCTCAGGATGTCCGCCCAAGTTTTCAGGTCGTGACCATAGCCAACGGTACGGAAAATCCAGGCCCGCTCCTGCATGTTGGCATACGATTGCATGTCCGTGAGCCCGTACATATTGACATTGTCGGGGTCGATGTAGGTGTCTTTTGCATGGAAATGGTGAATGGCGCCCGCTTTCCCCAGGATTTTCACCGCAGCCACCGGATCGATGCCTTGCCACCACAAATGGCTGGGATCCAGGTTGGCCCCGATTACCTCTCCCACTGCTTCACGCAGTTTCAACAACGTGGCAGGGGTGTGGACCAAAAATCCGCCGTGCAGTTCCAAAGCGATTTTCACATTGTGTTCTTCGGCAAATTTTCCCCACTCCCGCCAATAAGGAATCAGCTTCTCCTTCCACTGCCATTCCAGGATCTCTCGGTACTCATTGGGCCAGGGTGCGACGGGCCAACTGGGCATCTTGGCTCCTTCGTAAGCGCCGGGTGTGCCGGAAAAACAGTTGACAACCGGTACTTCCAGCTTTTCCGCCAGCAACACCGTTTTCACAAACGTGTCATGGGATTGCTGTGCAAACGTTTTCTCCGGTGTCAATGGATTACCGTGACAGCTTAGCCCACTGATGATCAGACCACGGTCTGAAATCGCTTTCTTGAAGGCGCGCAATTTTGATTCGTCCTCGAGCAACTCATCTGGATTGCAGTGCGCATTTCCCGGGTAATTACCCGTCCCGATCTCCACTGCATCCAGTCCGGCTGCTTTGACGTAATCGAGCATTTCCTCCAACGGCATCTGCGAAAACAAGACCGTGAACACACCGAGTTTCACAACGTTTCCCCCTTTTGTATGTAGCGATTGAGCATAGCGAGCAGTTCTTAAGCGAATTTTGAGATAATTGTGTGTAGATGCGCCGTTTTCGAAAAACACACACCTTTCGTCATATCGAAAACGTTTTCTCCACTTCTAGCATAAAAAATCATGCGCAAAGATGCAACCGTTTGTATGATTCAAAAATAAACATCCATCCCTTACTGAGAGAAATCCGCCCGTTTCAGTTGGTCTCTTACCTGCTCGTGGCTATAATAGATAGGGAATCACCGGAGGCCCACCTTCGGGATCATCGGCAATACTACGAACACATAACGAGGGATACCATGAGACTCAGAAGAAAACCGGAAGCAAAGGAATTTGTACGTCAACATCCACGGGTCATCAACGACCCGAAACAACTGCGCGGACAATGGCGCACATTTCTTCAGACCGATCGCCCGCTCCATGTTGAGTTGGGCACAGGCAAAGGACGATTTTTATCCACCATCTGCGCTGCGAAACCCAACATTCATTGGATCGGAGTCGAACGGGTTGAAGAAGTCCTGATGCAGGCGCTCAAAAAAGCGGATGAACAGGACTGCAGCAATCTCCACTTTCTTTGGATGGATATCGCGGAACTGGACGAGGTGTTCGACAGAGGGGAAGTGGCCCGTTTTTATCTGCATTTCAGCGACCCGTGGCCCAAAAAGCGGCATGCCAAACGCCGGCTGACGCACCGCGATTTTCTGGCCCAATACCAGAAAATCCTGGGACCGAAGGGGGAGCTGTTGCTCAAAACCGATCACCGGTCCTTGTACGAGTTTACACTGGAGGAACTCGCCGTATGCGGTTATACGGTGCTGGAGCAGAGTGAAGACCTGCATCGCAGCCCTTATAGCGAAGGCAACATCATGACCGAGTATGAAGAAAAATTCGTCGCCAAGGGAATGCCGATCTACTACCTGCTCGCCCGACCGCCGGTAGAATTTCCGGAAGAAGTGTTGGAGAAGAGAAGGAAAAGAAAGACTTGGCAGATCGACACGGGTCAAGAACAAGCAGATCATGAGACAAACCGGAATGATGACGTTTCTGATCCATTGACAGACCGGGATTAAAAAGTGGAAACATCCTTCAGCCGGACGATGCATACGTTCAGACGCTGCTTTCTCATTGACTTTTGCCGTATATGTTTTATAATAAGGTTTTGTATGGCTCAAATCTCCCTGGGGTTTGAGGATAGCACGCAAAGTGATGGTGATGGATCACCCTCACTGGTTCGCTCCGTGAATGACGGCTGTAACGTTTTCACGGATGTCCGGCTTTTCGCCGCTATCCGGAAAGTACGGGCAACTTCGCGAACCAGCCATCCCGTCATTTGCATTCCAACGCAAATGATGAAAGGGGAGCTTCAGTATGGCACGTTATACTGGACCTCGTTGGAAACTGAGCCGTCGTCTCGGCATTTCTCTGTCTGGCACCGGAAAAGAGTTGAAACGGCCGTATCCGCCGGGTCAACATGGTCCGGGGCAACGCCGGAAGCTGAGCCAGTACGGTCTTCAGTTGCAGGAAAAACAAAAACTGCGTCTGATGTACGGTCTGAACGAAAAACAATTCCGCAATCTCTTTGACCGTGCAGGCAAAATGCAAGGGGTTCACGGTGAGAACTTCATGAAGTTGCTCGAATCCCGCCTGGACAACCTGGTGTATCGCCTGGGCTTCGCCCGTACCCGTGCACAAGCACGGCAATTGGTGGTACATGGACACATCACGGTCAACGGGAAAAAAGTGGACCGTCCGTCCTATCAAGTACAGGTGGGCGACGTAATTGGCCTGCGCGAAAAGAGCCGCAACCTGCAAGTGGTCAAAGAAGCGCTGGAAGATCGGCAATTCCTGCCGGAATATCTCGAGTTCGACGAAAGCAAAATGGAAGGCACCTACAAACGTCTGCCTGAGCGTTCCGAACTCCCGGCGGAAATCAATGAGCGGATGATCGTGGAGTTCTACTCCCGTTAATCCTCTTTTTACCCAGCCACTCCATTCGTTTTGGATGGAGTGGTTTTTCTTTACAAATCATCCATTATGGGGTGATACAATGGCCACTTTTTTGTTGTTGCACAGTCCCTTCGTCGGTCCAGCCACATGGAACTGGGTTGCGCAAGTATTGAAACAACGAAAGATTCCCGCTATCGTTCCGATTTTGCGACATCGTAAAGATGAACCCCCGTATTGGAAACAACATGTGGAGCAAGTTGTGACGGCCTTGGAACATCTCACGCCCAAAGAGCCTATCATTCTGGTGGCACACAGTGGTGCGGGCGTACTGATCCCGGCCGTGGCCGACGCCATCCAGCAACCGGTCATCGGTTCCGTTTTTGTCGATGCTCTCATTCCCCAAGATGGGAAAAGCCGATTGGATTTGTACAATACAAAAGAAGCAGCGGACGAATTCCGCCGGCAAGCACGGGACGGCATGATTCCACCATGGACCGAAGATGATCTGAAGACGGCGATCCCCGCACCTTCCGTGCGTCGCGCCTTTGTGGCCCAATTGTACGCGACGCCGCTGGCCATGTACGAAGAGGCCATCCCCGTCCCGGACGGTTGGCCTGACCATCCTTGCGTCTACTGGAAATGGACGGAACACTACGAATCGCAACGCCGAATCGCGGAGCAAGCAGGTTGGCGCTGCATCGAAACAAAAGTCGGCCACTTTTACCTGTTGCAGGAACCAGAAGTGGTCGCCGATCAACTGGTGGAAATTGGTAACCATTTGTTGCAGCAAGCCGGTTTGGAACCGTTTTGACAACAAGGACGCATCCCACCATCGCAACTAAAACGGGAAGGGCCCGATTTCTCGTCAAGTGAAGCAATTCCAGAAACGAGAAAATCGGGCCCGCTTTTTTGTTAAACCAACTTCACTTTAGCAAATTTGCGTTTTCCCACCTGTACCACCATTCCATCCTCAACAGGAAGATGCTGATCGACATCCGTCACTTTTTCTTGGTTGACGCGAACCGCCCCCTGCTGGATCATCCGACGCGCTTCGCCATTAGACGAAACCAACTTCAAGGTGGACAGCAGTTGCACCACCCACATCTTGCCGTCTTGAAGTTGACCCGCCGCGATCGTCACTTCCGGGATATCTTCCGGCAGGGCATTTTGCTGAAACACTTGGCGGAAATGGCGTTCAGCCTCGTCAGCGGCCTCCCGTCCGTGATACATGCGCACCAGGGTATGAGCCAGCTTCATTTTGGCGTCCCGTGGATGAATGGTCCCGTCGGCCAGCCCTTTTTTCAGCTTCTCCAACTCTTCGTTGGACAGATCGGTCGCCAGCTCAAAGTATTTCACCATCAATTCGTCCGGGATGGACATGGCTTTTCCGTAAATCTCCTGCGGCGGTTCCTGGATGCCGATGTAGTTGCCCAAGCTTTTGCTCATCTTTTTGACGCCGTCCAACCCCTCCAACAGCGGCATCATCATGATGACCTGTTCGGGCAGACCGTATTCGCGTTGGAGTTGGCGACCCATCAGCAGGTTGAACTTTTGGTCCGTTCCTCCCAGTTCAATATCGCTTTTCAGTGCGACTGAATCATAGCCCTGCATCAACGGATAGAAAAATTCATGCACACTGATCGCCTGGCCGCTGTGATACCGCTTAGAGAAATCGTCCCGCTCCAGCATCCGGGCGACTGTGCATTTGGCGGCCAGTTCGGCTACTTCAGCAAATGTCATCGGCGACAGCCACGTACTGTTGAAATGGATTTCCGTTTTGGATTGATCCAGCACCTTGAACAACTGGTCGGTGTAGGTTCGGGCGTTTGCCTTCACCTCTTCTTCCGACAACTGACGACGGGTCTCCGATTTTCCCGTCGGATCGCCGATCCGACCCGTAAAATCGCCGATCACCAATTGGACGACGTGCCCCAGTTCTTGGAACTGGCGCAGTTTGTGCAATACCACCGTATGACCGATGTGGATATCCGGCGCGGTGGGATCCAATCCCAATTTCACCTTGAGCGGCCGGTTGGTTTCAATGGAGTGACGCAGTTTTTCCTTCAATTCTTCCTCCGGGATGATCTCGGCCACACCGCGGCGGATGACAGCCAACTGCCGCTCGATCTCCCGTTGAACTTCCGGTTTGATCTCCGTCGTGCTCATTTCCATCCCTTCCTTCTTCGTTAACATAAAAAAACCCCATCCTCAAGGGACGAGGTTCACCCGCGGTACCACCCTTTTTGAAAGCAATGCTGCTTTCCGCTCGTTCGGATAACGGGTAAGTCACCCCCGTCGCACGAAGCCTGGACCTGTCTGGTCAATCCCCTTTTTCCGAATGACCATAAACAGTCCAATCGGCCTCATGCGAAGCTCCCAGGTGTAATTCGCACGGCGGGAACCACTGGTTCACACCAACCACCAGCTCTCTGTAGGGTCCGATCCGCCGGCTACTCGTCCTGTTCATCACTGCTCTCTGATGGACGCGTCGCAAATTGACGCGATTTTGTCGAAGATTTCAATGATCCTCCCAAACAATGCCTGTGATATAATATTACCGTTAAACGAGGAGGGTATCAAGCGATGGAACACCGTGATTCACCTTCATCCCCGGCGGCAAAAAAACAGTCGCTGGGTTTCCGGATTTTCAAAGGCTTTCTCTATTCTTTATTCTTCGCTGTGATCCTGATACTCACGTTGTCGATTGGTGCCGCAGGTGTCGTTGCGGGTTACGTCGCTTCGCTGGTCAAAGATCAGCCAGTGCTGAGCAAGGCCGACTTTGAGAAGAAATTAACGGGATGGTCTCAAAACAGCCAAGCGTTTTTCCGTGACGGGCAACTGATCGGCCAGCTCAGGGGGGACGAAAACCGGAAAATCGTGACTGCGGAGCAAGTGAGCCCCTATCTGATCAAGGCTTTCATCGCAACGGAAGATCAACAGTTCTACGAACATCACGGAGTGGTTCCCAAAGCCCTGTTTCGTGCGGCCCTGCAACAGGTGATGCATAGCTCGGTGACCACCGGCGGCAGCACGATCACACAACAGGTCGTCAAGAACACCATCTTGCAAGACCAGTCGCAAACCCATGAACGCAAGGCGCGGGAAATCTTCATCGCGTTGCGCATGGAAAAGATGTTCAGCAAAAAGGACATTCTGAACGCGTATCTGAACAGCACATACTACGGAAAAGATCCCAACGGCCGCAATATGTTGGGAGTGGAAGCTGCGGCTAAGGGGATCTTTGACGTCAGCGCCAAAGATCTCAACTTGGCACAAGCCGCCTACATAGCAGGTATGGTCCAACGGCCCAACGCATACAACCCGTTTTTTGCCGACGACGGTTCCACGCTGAAAGCCGGGAAAGAGCGCATGAAGGTCGTGCTGGACCGGATGCTGAAAACCCATAAGATCACCAAGCAGGAATACGACCAAGCGTTGGCGTTCAACCTGCAGGCCTCACTGGCCAAACCGAAACCCAGCGCCTATGAGAAGTACCGGTATGTAATGGACGCGGTCGAAAAACAAGCGGCTGAAGCCCTTATGAAAGTAGATGGTCTGGATCCGGCTCAGCTGAGAAAGCAGGGCAAGTATTGGGCTACGATGGAAGAATACCGGAAACGGGTGCTAACGGGCGGATACCATATCGAAACGACCCTTGACAAAAATCTGTTGGATACGATGGAACAAACCACCAATCGGATTAAGTTCGCTCCTCCGGCCAACATCCGGGTGAAAGTGGGGCCCAAAGGCAACCGCAAATGGGTGGTGAAAAAGAACCAACTGCAACAGGTCGGCGCCACGTTGATCGATGTAAAAACGGGGGCGTTGCTGGCATTCGTCGGCGGACGGGAGACCAAAGTGAATCACGCGCTGGACTATCCGCGCCAACCCGGATCTACGATAAAACCCTTGCTGGATTACGGACCGGCGCTCGATCTCGGTCTGATCACACCGGAAACGAAGATCAAGGACGAAGAGCTGAAAGCAGCGGACGGTACGGGTAAAACCTATAAAAATGCCAACAAAAAATATGCAGGAGACGTGACGGCCCGCGAAGCATTGGCCAAATCGCTCAACATCCCGGCCATCAAGGTGTTCCGGATGGTAGGTAAGGAACGTGCCTTCAGCTACCTGGAGAAAATGGGCTTCCGATTCCATCCGTACGACGGGGAAGCTTCCGCCATCGGCGGACTTACCTACGGCTTCACGGTTCAGCGGATGACTGCCGGATATGCGGCCTTAGCCAATCATGGTCAATTCAACGAGCCGTACATGATTCAGAAAATCATCGATTCCTCCGGGAAAGTGGTGTATGAACACAAACAGAAACCTGTACAGGTTTACTCTCCGAATGCCGCATACACCACTACTGACATGTTGCGCGATGTGATCAAAAACGGCACAGGAAAACTGATCGGTCAACGGATCCGCGGTTACGACATCGCGGGCAAATCGGGAACCACGCAAAATCAATACGACGTGTGGTTCATCGGTTATTCCCCCCGCGTGGCGTTGGGCGTATGGGTCGGATACGACTACAACAAAAAGATGTACAACGATACCGTTGCGAAGGAAGCATGGGCCACTTATTTCAAGGCGATCATGCAGTCTGACCCCAATCTTCAACCTAAGGGCGAACGTTTCGTCGCCCTGGGTGTGCAATAATGTCGAAATATGCTAAATATACAGCAAACTGGTATGGGCTCCATCGCCACGGATGATCAAATGAGAACGTGTCTGTTACATGCATTCTGATGCTGGTGAGAATCACTATGCTCAAATGTCAGTCAACCTGCAAAAAACTACTCTTCTTACGCCATTACCAGACATGCTCGGCACGGTGTTCCTCGTTACTATCAAAAAACCCCCGGGTATAAACCCGGGGGTTTTTCTGCTTCTACTCTTAATCTTCCATCGTTGACAAGTCGCCGGTAGGTAATCCCAACTCCCAAGCTTTGAGTACACGCCGCATGATTTTTCCGCTGCGCGTTTTGGGCAGTTTGTCCTTGAATTCGATTTCGCGCGGGGCTGCGTGAGCCGCCAGTTTCTCCTTTACATGCTTCCGGATCTCCTCTTTCAGCTCTTCGGACGGCTGATATCCCGACCGGAGTGCCACAAACGCCTTGATGATCTGTCCCCGGACGGGATCCGGTTTGCCGATGACGCCCGCCTCCGCCACCGCTGGGTGCTCCACCAGTTTGCTTTCCACTTCGAACGGTCCCACATTTTTTCCGCCGGTGACGATCACGTCATCCAACCGTCCCTGGAACCAGAAGTACCCCTCTTCATCCATATAGGCGGAGTCACCTGAGATGTACCATCCCGGAATGCGGAAATACTCTTGGTATTTCTCAGGGTTTTTCCATATGGCACGCATCATGGACGGCCAAGGTGTGCGGATGGCCAGGTTACCCATTTGGTAGGGCGGCAGTTCGTTACCCTCGTCGTCGATGATCGCCGCCTTCACACCGGGAATCGGTCGTCCCATCGAGCCGGGCTTGATCTCCATGGACGGGTAGTTGGCAATCAGAATGGCGCCGGTCTCGGTCATCCACCACGTGTCATGGATACGTTGATTGTACACCTTCATTCCCCAACGGATCACTTCCGGGTTGAGCGGCTCACCCACGCTTAATACATGGCGCAGGGAAGAGAGGTCGTATTTTTTTACCACATCATCCCCCGCCGCCATTAACATGCGGAAAGCCGTCGGTGCACTGTACCAGACGGTGACCTTGTACTTTTCAATGGTTTGGTACCAATCGTCCGGGCTAAATCGTCCGCCGCGCACCACATTGGTGACCCCGTTGAGCCACGGCGCGAAGATACCGTAGGAAGTGCCCGTCACCCAACCGGGGTCCGCCGTGCACCAATATACGTCGTCCTCCTTGAAGTCCAGCACCCACTTACCTGTCTGGTAATGCTGGATCATGGCATTATGAACATGATACACTCCCTTGGGTTTCCCGGTCGACCCGGAAGTGTAGTGAATCAGCATTCCATCCTCGCGGTCCACCCACTCAATGTCCAATTCCGGTGAAGCATTCGCCATTTCCTTGTGAAAATCATAGTAGCCTTCCGGCAGTTCCCCCTGCGCACCCACCAGAATGATGTGCTTGAGTGCCGGCAACTCATCCACCGGAACACGCGGCAACAAAGCGGGAGTCGTTACCAAGGCGACCGCTTCGCTGTTTTCCAGCCGATCGCGAACAGCCGCTTCCATAAACGCTTCAAACAACGGGCCCACGATGGCCCCGATTTTGATCGCTCCAAAAAAGCTGAAATATAATTCCGGAGTGCGGGGCATGAAAATAAAGACACGATCCCCTTTTTGGATACCGATTTTACGGAGTACATTTCCAAAACGGTTGGATTTCTCTTTCATCTCAGCAAAGGTATAGCGTTCCTCTCGGTTGGGATCGCTGTAGATCAGAGCCAGTTTGTTTTTTCTTTCTTCCGACTCGGCGTGACGATCAATCGCTTCGTATGCGGCGTTCACCTTACCTGTCTCGTACCAGGAAAAAGCCTTTTCTGCTTCCTTCCAATCAAATTCGCGAGCGGTCTTTTCGTAGTCCGGCAGGTTGGCTTCCTTCACGGTCACAGCCAAGCGTTCCGTCTCCATCATTTTCATTTTCTGCCCTCCTTGTTTCGTCGACCCTCGTGAAAACGCCTTCATTATCCACTATTATAACATAGATTGAAACATTCGCAATTTATATGACACAACAACCGCCGACCTTCCATTTGGCAGGCGGTTGCGACAATTGTCCTCTGATATCATTCATCGCAACGATGCTTTTCATTCTTTTCGAAATAGTGCCTGATTAAGTGAAAAACCGTCTTCCGCCCTCTGCTCCACATCCTTACGTTGAAGCCGTTCGGCAGAAAGACGGCTTTCGCTCGTGTACCAGTTTGTCAACAGGTTCTCTCTTGGGCCGGCAGTTCCATTTCCGGATACATTCTATCCGTTCCACCGGTTTAACATCTCCCGCACGAT
This window contains:
- a CDS encoding Gfo/Idh/MocA family protein, producing MTQSWKIGIIGAGGISEAHLAAIQEEPRAQALAIADVNEETARKRADRHGIPHVYTDYREMLKRDDLDAVILCLPNFLHASVAVEALSSGKHVLCEKPMALNADQAQSMEDAAKQAGKVLMVGQNNRFRGESTLLKRLVDQGKLGTVYHVKTGWIRRNGIPGWGSWFTSMEKAGGGPLIDIGVHVLDLALWLIDYPRPVTVFGQTYSVFGPKKKGLFGWGTVNDQGVFDVEDLAVAMIKFENGTTLILDVSWAAHIEKDRAYVQLYGEEGGVNMDFNAGKITLFHEEAGVPVDSVLYPERQNERLLLLQNFLDAAEGKEEPICRPEQGVYIHRILDAIYTSSRTGKPVTLDETD
- a CDS encoding Gfo/Idh/MocA family protein; amino-acid sequence: MAKIRVGVIGCGSIAKYRHIPEYAENPHVELVAFCDVVEERAKPFADQYGGKVYTDYQELLKDDAIDAVSVCTPNVEHGPMTIAAARAGKHVLCEKPMATSGEEAQAMIDAARENGVVLMIGHNQRLMPPHVKAKEILESGRLGKVLTFRTTFGHGGPEQWSAEGKGGWFFRKERAFVGAMGDLGVHKADLIRWLLQDEIVEVGALVDTLHKEETDVDDNAVIILRTRGGAIGTMEASWTHYPNEDNSTILHCENGTMKIGVDPVDQVIVELRDGTVERYQVGAIATNEEGGQTKSGVIDAFVHSILSGEPPLISGEEGKKSLEVILAAIRSAEEKRIVQLQPTQVG
- a CDS encoding sugar phosphate isomerase/epimerase family protein, with the translated sequence MKLGVFTVLFSQMPLEEMLDYVKAAGLDAVEIGTGNYPGNAHCNPDELLEDESKLRAFKKAISDRGLIISGLSCHGNPLTPEKTFAQQSHDTFVKTVLLAEKLEVPVVNCFSGTPGAYEGAKMPSWPVAPWPNEYREILEWQWKEKLIPYWREWGKFAEEHNVKIALELHGGFLVHTPATLLKLREAVGEVIGANLDPSHLWWQGIDPVAAVKILGKAGAIHHFHAKDTYIDPDNVNMYGLTDMQSYANMQERAWIFRTVGYGHDLKTWADILSALRMVGYDYVVSIEHEDALLSVEEGFQKAVENLKQVLPKEQLTDMWWV
- the trmB gene encoding tRNA (guanosine(46)-N7)-methyltransferase TrmB, producing the protein MRLRRKPEAKEFVRQHPRVINDPKQLRGQWRTFLQTDRPLHVELGTGKGRFLSTICAAKPNIHWIGVERVEEVLMQALKKADEQDCSNLHFLWMDIAELDEVFDRGEVARFYLHFSDPWPKKRHAKRRLTHRDFLAQYQKILGPKGELLLKTDHRSLYEFTLEELAVCGYTVLEQSEDLHRSPYSEGNIMTEYEEKFVAKGMPIYYLLARPPVEFPEEVLEKRRKRKTWQIDTGQEQADHETNRNDDVSDPLTDRD
- the rpsD gene encoding 30S ribosomal protein S4: MARYTGPRWKLSRRLGISLSGTGKELKRPYPPGQHGPGQRRKLSQYGLQLQEKQKLRLMYGLNEKQFRNLFDRAGKMQGVHGENFMKLLESRLDNLVYRLGFARTRAQARQLVVHGHITVNGKKVDRPSYQVQVGDVIGLREKSRNLQVVKEALEDRQFLPEYLEFDESKMEGTYKRLPERSELPAEINERMIVEFYSR
- a CDS encoding alpha/beta hydrolase, encoding MATFLLLHSPFVGPATWNWVAQVLKQRKIPAIVPILRHRKDEPPYWKQHVEQVVTALEHLTPKEPIILVAHSGAGVLIPAVADAIQQPVIGSVFVDALIPQDGKSRLDLYNTKEAADEFRRQARDGMIPPWTEDDLKTAIPAPSVRRAFVAQLYATPLAMYEEAIPVPDGWPDHPCVYWKWTEHYESQRRIAEQAGWRCIETKVGHFYLLQEPEVVADQLVEIGNHLLQQAGLEPF
- the tyrS gene encoding tyrosine--tRNA ligase, giving the protein MSTTEIKPEVQREIERQLAVIRRGVAEIIPEEELKEKLRHSIETNRPLKVKLGLDPTAPDIHIGHTVVLHKLRQFQELGHVVQLVIGDFTGRIGDPTGKSETRRQLSEEEVKANARTYTDQLFKVLDQSKTEIHFNSTWLSPMTFAEVAELAAKCTVARMLERDDFSKRYHSGQAISVHEFFYPLMQGYDSVALKSDIELGGTDQKFNLLMGRQLQREYGLPEQVIMMMPLLEGLDGVKKMSKSLGNYIGIQEPPQEIYGKAMSIPDELMVKYFELATDLSNEELEKLKKGLADGTIHPRDAKMKLAHTLVRMYHGREAADEAERHFRQVFQQNALPEDIPEVTIAAGQLQDGKMWVVQLLSTLKLVSSNGEARRMIQQGAVRVNQEKVTDVDQHLPVEDGMVVQVGKRKFAKVKLV
- a CDS encoding transglycosylase domain-containing protein, with the translated sequence MEHRDSPSSPAAKKQSLGFRIFKGFLYSLFFAVILILTLSIGAAGVVAGYVASLVKDQPVLSKADFEKKLTGWSQNSQAFFRDGQLIGQLRGDENRKIVTAEQVSPYLIKAFIATEDQQFYEHHGVVPKALFRAALQQVMHSSVTTGGSTITQQVVKNTILQDQSQTHERKAREIFIALRMEKMFSKKDILNAYLNSTYYGKDPNGRNMLGVEAAAKGIFDVSAKDLNLAQAAYIAGMVQRPNAYNPFFADDGSTLKAGKERMKVVLDRMLKTHKITKQEYDQALAFNLQASLAKPKPSAYEKYRYVMDAVEKQAAEALMKVDGLDPAQLRKQGKYWATMEEYRKRVLTGGYHIETTLDKNLLDTMEQTTNRIKFAPPANIRVKVGPKGNRKWVVKKNQLQQVGATLIDVKTGALLAFVGGRETKVNHALDYPRQPGSTIKPLLDYGPALDLGLITPETKIKDEELKAADGTGKTYKNANKKYAGDVTAREALAKSLNIPAIKVFRMVGKERAFSYLEKMGFRFHPYDGEASAIGGLTYGFTVQRMTAGYAALANHGQFNEPYMIQKIIDSSGKVVYEHKQKPVQVYSPNAAYTTTDMLRDVIKNGTGKLIGQRIRGYDIAGKSGTTQNQYDVWFIGYSPRVALGVWVGYDYNKKMYNDTVAKEAWATYFKAIMQSDPNLQPKGERFVALGVQ